The Chaetodon trifascialis isolate fChaTrf1 chromosome 17, fChaTrf1.hap1, whole genome shotgun sequence genome has a segment encoding these proteins:
- the scin gene encoding scinderin has translation MVLHHKEFTNAGKTSGLQIWRIENLELVPVPESLYGNFYTGDAYVTLYTVKQRDSFFYHLHYWLGKQCSQDESTAAAIFTVQLDDHLGGKPVQYRELQGVESTAFTSYFKGGITYKTGGVASGFHHVVTNDLSAQRLLHIKGRRVVRATQVPLSWSSFNSGDCFIVDLGDTIYQWCGSKCNKFERLKAAQVARGIRDNERNARAVLVVVEEGSEPSDLTDVLGVKPELSEGHDDDDTEADVSNRKMAKLYMVSDASGSMKVTVVKEENPFLQSDLLSDECFILDHGRNKMIFVWKGHDANPSERKEAMRTAEGFIKQMGYPANTQIQVLPEGGETPMFKQFFQDWKDKDQSVGLGKVFVTERIARIQQVEFDASKLHESRHMAAQYNMVDDGSGDTQIWRVDSSGRVPVDPKGYGQFYGGDCYIILYTYGKRQIIYTWQGASCSLDELTASAFLTVELDRSLGGNAVQVRVCQGKEPLHLLSLFKSKPLIVYKSGTSCLGGQASPPPTRLFQVRRNLGTITRIAEVDASAASLNSNDAFLLKMADRQAYLWMGKGASEEEEKGAEYMSKELNCSSKHIMEGNEPADFWATLGGKTKYQTSERLESQTMTHPLRLFGCSNKTGRFTIEEVPGEFTQDDLAEDDVMLLDVWDQVFVWIGKDANEVERTESVRSAKQYIETDPSGRDKQTPVVVVKQGHEPPTFTGWFLAWDPSHWDSLTWSMKSMHL, from the exons GAAAGCAGTGCAGCCAGGATGAGagcactgctgctgccatcttTACTGTGCAGCTGGATGACCACCTGGGTGGAAAGCCGGTCCAGTACAGAGAACTGCAGGGGGTTGAGTCAACAGCCTTCACCAGCTACTTCAAGGGAGGGATCACTTACAAA ACAGGAGGTGTGGCCTCAGGTTTCCACCATGTGGTCACCAATGACCTTTCAGCACAGAGACTCCTCCACATCAAGGGCCGGCGGGTTGTCAGGGCTACCCAGGTCCCTCTCAGCTGGTCCAGTTTCAACAGTGGAGACTGTTTCATCGTCGACCTTGGAGAT ACGATCTATCAGTGGTGTGGATCCAAGTGTAACAAGTTTGAGCGACTGAAGGCAGCACAAGTGGCCAGAGGCATCCGTGACAATGAGAGAAACGCGCGTGCTGTACTGGTGGTTGTAGAAGAGGGAAGTGAACCGTCTGATTTAACTGAT GTCCTTGGAGTCAAGCCAGAGTTATCAGAgggacatgatgatgatgatacagaGGCCGATGTGTCCAACAGGAAAATGGCTAAACTATACATG GTATCTGATGCATCAGGATCTATGAAAGTGACTGTTGTGAAGGAGGAAAACCCATTCCTCCAGAGTGACCTGCTGTCTGATGAGTGCTTCATCCTAGATCATGGCAGAAACAAGATGATATTTGTATGGAAAG GGCATGATGCCAACCCCAGTGAAAGAAAGGAGGCCATGAGAACTGCTGAGGGATTCATCAAACAGATGGGCTacccagcaaacacacag ATCCAGGTGTTGCCAGAAGGAGGAGAGACTCCCATGTTTAAGCAGTTCTTCCAAGACTGGAAGGACAAAGACCAGAGTGTAGGTTTGGGGAAAGTGTTTGTCACTGAGAGGATTGCAAGGATCCAGCAGGTGGAGTTTGACGCCTCCAAACTCCATGAGTCCCGCCACATGGCAGCCCAGTACAACATGGTGGATGATGGTAGCGGAGATACACAG ATCTGGAGGGTGGACAGCAGTGGCCGAGTTCCTGTCGACCCAAAGGGCTATGGTCAGTTCTACGGTGGGGACTGTTACATCATCCTCTACACGTATGGGAAGAGGCAGATTATCTACACCTG GCAAGGAGCAAGCTGCTCACTGGATGAGCTAACAGCGTCAGCCTTCCTGACTGTAGAACTGGATCGTTCACTGGGAGGGAATGCAGTTCAG gTCAGAGTGTGCCAGGGTAAGGAACCTCTCCATCTTCTGAGTCTCTTCAAATCCAAACCCCTCATTGTATATAAAAGTGGTACGTCCTGCCTTGGAGGTCAGGCCTCTCCACCTCCAACCCGACTCTTTCAAGTTCGACGGAACCTGGGCACCATCACCAGAATAGCTGAG gTTGATGCCAGTGCAGCCAGTCTGAACTCAAATGATGCCTTCCTGCTGAAGATGGCAGATAGGCAGGCCTATCTATGGATGGGTAAAGGAGctagtgaagaggaggaaaaaggagctGAGTACATGAGTAAAGAGttgaactgcagcagcaaacacatcaTGGAAGGAAATGAACCAG CTGACTTCTGGGCAACACTAGGGGGGAAGACAAAGTACCAGACTTCAGAGAGACTAGAGAGTCAGACCATGACGCACCCTCTCCGTCTGTTTGGATGTTCCAACAAGACCGGCAGGTTCACA ATTGAGGAGGTTCCTGGAGAATTCACACAGGATGACCTGGCTGAAGATGATGTgatgctgctggatgtgtggGATCAG GTGTTTGTCTGGATTGGAAAGGATGCCAACGAGGTGGAGAGAACTGAATCTGTCAGATCTG ccaAACAGTACATAGAGACTGACCCGAGTGGCCGGGACAAGCAGACTCCTGTCGTGGTGGTGAAACAAGGCCATGAACCTCCCACCTTCACGGGCTGGTTCCTAGCTTGGGACCCATCCCACTGGGACTCTCTCACCTGGAGCATGAAGTCCATGCATCTTTAG